The following proteins are co-located in the Atribacterota bacterium genome:
- a CDS encoding ABC transporter substrate-binding protein — MKKNLIVFALAGLMLLIGSVALAQDVVKFGVAEPMTGAMAVGGELCWRGYELAHEQIPTVLGKKIELVLVDNKSDKVEAANAVSRLIEREGAVAVFVSYGSGMAIPGGEVANKAGIPLLSGTATNPLVTQGKEYVFRACFIDPFQGQVMAQYAYETLGVRKSALLVDIAQDYSVGLANFYKRTFEALGGEIVSDTKYNTGDQDFSAQLSQIIASGAEALFFPGYFGDVALIAIQGRELGYIGQYLGGDTLHNPVLIDLAKDASEGLIASTFFAEDQPATPESEKFAKLFREKYNLAPDAVSILCYDSYNLMVDAIERAGSFDPVAIKDALASTKGFQGAGGSITIDENGDAIKPAVLVKIVNGEYKYEATVYP, encoded by the coding sequence ATGAAAAAAAATTTAATTGTTTTTGCTTTAGCTGGATTGATGCTTTTAATAGGTAGCGTAGCATTAGCTCAGGATGTGGTAAAATTCGGTGTCGCCGAACCAATGACTGGCGCTATGGCAGTTGGAGGAGAGCTATGCTGGCGGGGTTATGAGTTAGCTCATGAGCAAATCCCAACAGTATTAGGCAAAAAAATTGAATTAGTTCTGGTTGATAATAAGAGTGATAAAGTTGAAGCTGCCAATGCGGTTTCCAGGCTTATTGAAAGAGAAGGGGCTGTAGCAGTTTTTGTTAGTTATGGTAGCGGTATGGCTATTCCGGGCGGTGAAGTTGCCAATAAAGCGGGAATACCGCTGCTTTCTGGCACTGCCACCAATCCCTTAGTCACTCAGGGAAAAGAATATGTATTTCGTGCTTGCTTCATTGATCCCTTCCAGGGTCAGGTTATGGCTCAGTATGCTTATGAAACTCTAGGAGTTAGAAAATCTGCTCTGTTAGTTGACATTGCTCAGGATTATTCGGTTGGACTGGCTAATTTCTATAAAAGAACCTTTGAGGCACTGGGGGGAGAGATTGTAAGTGATACTAAATATAATACCGGTGACCAAGATTTTAGTGCCCAATTAAGCCAGATTATTGCTTCTGGAGCAGAAGCTCTCTTCTTCCCTGGATATTTTGGAGACGTTGCCCTGATAGCTATTCAAGGCAGAGAATTAGGGTATATAGGTCAATATTTAGGTGGTGATACTTTACACAATCCGGTTTTGATAGATCTAGCAAAAGATGCTTCTGAAGGTCTAATTGCCAGTACTTTCTTTGCTGAAGACCAACCTGCTACACCTGAATCTGAAAAATTTGCTAAACTTTTCAGAGAAAAATATAATTTAGCTCCTGATGCTGTATCAATTCTTTGCTATGATTCCTATAACCTAATGGTTGATGCCATTGAAAGAGCAGGTTCATTTGATCCAGTTGCAATCAAGGATGCCTTAGCTTCTACCAAAGGTTTTCAGGGTGCTGGTGGGTCTATCACCATTGACGAAAATGGTGATGCTATTAAACCGGCTGTTTTAGTGAAGATTGTAAACGGAGAATATAAATATGAAGCTACTGTCTATCCTTAA
- a CDS encoding DUF3796 domain-containing protein, whose translation MKFSAWLYGFIGFIGFLGFQGFAHNNPYELLFFTFFAFFAYFKFLRKELEYLGLLGFVGLFVAILGLVGIIKV comes from the coding sequence ATGAAATTTTCAGCGTGGTTATATGGATTTATAGGTTTTATCGGTTTCTTAGGATTCCAGGGGTTTGCTCATAATAATCCCTATGAATTGTTATTTTTTACTTTCTTTGCCTTTTTTGCCTATTTTAAATTTTTACGAAAGGAATTGGAATATCTTGGTTTATTAGGATTTGTAGGATTATTTGTTGCTATTTTGGGCTTAGTAGGAATTATCAAGGTTTAA
- a CDS encoding branched-chain amino acid ABC transporter permease, translated as MTINLFLQNIANGLSLGTLYALIAIGYTMVYGILRLINFAHGEIFMLAPYFLYFGFLIFHLPWWASAMVAIGLTALTGVLTERIAYKPLRDAPRISALISAIGVSFFLQNLAIVVFSGIPKSVHRPAFFTRLFQFGEIRIQSTLFASIGISIIFLSLLIYIIYQTKTGLAMRAISRDIETSRLMGIDVNRAISVTFVIGSSLAAVGGILWSLRFPQLFPTMGMIPGLKAFIAAVVGGIGSIPGAMLGGFVLGMSEILFVTFFPALSGYRDAFVFIILILILLFKPDGILGIKVQEKV; from the coding sequence ATGACAATAAATCTATTCTTGCAGAATATTGCGAATGGCCTATCACTGGGTACTTTATATGCTTTAATTGCCATAGGATATACCATGGTTTATGGAATTTTAAGATTAATAAACTTTGCCCATGGAGAAATATTTATGTTGGCACCATATTTCCTTTATTTTGGATTCTTGATTTTTCATCTGCCCTGGTGGGCTTCAGCAATGGTTGCCATTGGGTTAACTGCTTTGACTGGTGTATTGACTGAAAGGATTGCCTATAAACCTTTGCGAGATGCACCTAGAATTTCAGCTTTAATATCGGCAATTGGAGTATCTTTCTTTCTGCAAAATTTAGCTATTGTAGTTTTTTCTGGTATTCCCAAATCTGTTCATCGACCAGCATTTTTTACCAGACTTTTTCAATTTGGAGAGATTCGTATTCAATCAACTCTGTTTGCTTCCATTGGGATATCTATTATATTTCTATCCCTATTAATCTATATTATCTATCAAACAAAAACCGGTTTAGCAATGAGGGCAATATCGAGAGATATTGAAACATCCAGATTAATGGGAATTGATGTAAACAGAGCAATTTCGGTAACTTTTGTTATTGGTTCATCGCTGGCAGCAGTAGGAGGTATTCTCTGGAGTCTTAGATTCCCACAGCTATTTCCCACCATGGGTATGATACCTGGTTTAAAAGCCTTCATTGCTGCTGTAGTTGGAGGTATCGGTAGTATTCCGGGTGCTATGCTGGGTGGGTTTGTTTTAGGTATGTCTGAGATTTTATTTGTAACATTTTTCCCTGCCCTGTCAGGTTATAGAGATGCCTTTGTCTTTATAATTCTAATTTTAATATTATTGTTTAAGCCCGATGGTATTTTAGGCATAAAGGTACAAGAGAAGGTGTAA
- a CDS encoding SDR family NAD(P)-dependent oxidoreductase, whose product MLDIFNLKGKVALITGSSRGLGLVLARGLGEAGARIVLNGKDKNRLKQAVERLKGEGLEVVGYPFDITDKEEIKEQIVNMEREIGFLDILVNNAGIQIRKPLEVFEESAWRKVIDTNLTGAFLVSQQVARGMIKRKSGKIINICSLQSEIGRETIAPYAAAKGGLKMLTKAMSVEWAKYNIQVNGIGPGYFITEMTLPLSQDKSFDSWLKNRTPAHRWGNPDELIGTIIFLSSSASDFINGQIIYVDGGLLASI is encoded by the coding sequence ATGTTAGATATTTTCAATTTGAAGGGCAAAGTTGCACTTATTACTGGTTCCAGTCGTGGTTTGGGTTTAGTCTTGGCTCGAGGACTGGGAGAGGCGGGAGCCCGAATAGTGCTCAATGGCAAAGACAAGAATAGGCTAAAACAGGCTGTGGAAAGGTTAAAAGGAGAAGGATTGGAGGTAGTTGGATACCCTTTCGACATTACCGACAAAGAAGAGATTAAAGAACAAATTGTTAATATGGAGAGAGAGATTGGCTTCCTTGATATATTGGTAAATAATGCCGGGATACAGATAAGGAAGCCCCTTGAGGTATTTGAAGAATCAGCCTGGAGAAAAGTGATTGATACCAACCTTACCGGAGCCTTCTTGGTTAGTCAGCAAGTGGCAAGAGGTATGATTAAGCGGAAATCAGGGAAAATTATAAATATTTGCTCTTTACAAAGCGAGATTGGCAGAGAAACCATAGCTCCCTATGCGGCAGCCAAGGGTGGTCTAAAGATGTTAACTAAAGCTATGAGTGTAGAATGGGCTAAATATAATATACAGGTTAATGGCATTGGTCCCGGCTATTTTATTACCGAGATGACCCTTCCTCTAAGTCAGGATAAGTCATTTGATTCCTGGCTTAAAAATCGTACTCCAGCTCATCGTTGGGGGAATCCTGATGAATTGATTGGTACCATTATATTCCTGTCTTCTTCTGCCTCCGATTTTATTAATGGACAGATTATTTATGTAGATGGCGGACTGTTAGCTTCAATTTAG
- a CDS encoding ABC transporter ATP-binding protein — MEILNIDNITIKFGGLTAVKHFKLELITGELVGLIGPNGAGKTTVFNMITGIYTPTENRIYFQNMDITRMKPDKIAKLGIARTFQNVRLMENLTVIDNVMIGFHLHLQSGLASAIFKFPGYVKEEENIYQKSIELLEKVDLEKCKLEKAGSLPYGQQRKLEIIRALATEPKILLLDEPAAGMNPQETKELMRFIQKIREDFDLTILLIEHDMKVVMGICERIVVLNYGVTIAEGNPEEIQHNPEVIKAYLGVEAQYA, encoded by the coding sequence ATGGAAATATTAAATATAGATAATATCACCATAAAATTCGGTGGCTTAACAGCAGTGAAGCATTTCAAATTGGAACTAATAACCGGAGAGCTGGTAGGATTAATCGGTCCTAACGGTGCTGGCAAAACTACGGTCTTTAATATGATTACTGGTATATATACTCCTACCGAAAACAGGATATATTTTCAAAATATGGATATCACTAGAATGAAGCCAGATAAAATAGCCAAGTTAGGTATTGCCAGAACCTTCCAAAATGTGAGGCTTATGGAAAATTTAACAGTCATTGATAATGTAATGATTGGATTTCACCTCCATTTACAATCAGGTCTCGCCTCTGCCATCTTTAAATTTCCAGGCTATGTCAAGGAAGAAGAAAACATCTACCAGAAATCTATAGAATTACTGGAGAAAGTTGATTTAGAAAAATGCAAATTGGAAAAGGCAGGGAGTCTTCCCTACGGTCAGCAGAGAAAATTGGAAATTATCAGAGCCTTAGCAACAGAGCCTAAGATTTTACTTCTGGATGAACCAGCTGCAGGCATGAATCCTCAGGAAACTAAGGAGCTTATGCGTTTTATTCAGAAAATAAGGGAAGATTTTGATTTGACCATTTTATTGATAGAACATGATATGAAGGTAGTAATGGGAATATGCGAGAGAATAGTAGTTCTAAATTATGGTGTAACGATTGCTGAGGGGAATCCCGAAGAGATACAACATAATCCAGAAGTTATCAAAGCTTATTTGGGGGTGGAAGCTCAATATGCTTAA
- a CDS encoding LOG family protein: MNKKLRKAEKAYKNIDFINSGDARVIRILAELLEPMQRFRKYKINDTIVFFGSARTKPPIVAIRHLKEIGEKINAIGRQNKKHLLEKLENAKNQVFIARYYQDAVELAKRLTAWSKSLNSNSRFVVCSGGGLGMMEAANKGAKEAGGKSIGLNISIPMEQVPNQYITPELNFEFHYFFMRKFWFVYLAKGLVIFPGGFGTMDELFEVLTLLQTKKLEKQLPIVIYGSEYWKQVINFDAMIKYGTISKSDLKLFQLCDTVDEAFSYLTTELTRLYL; the protein is encoded by the coding sequence ATGAATAAAAAATTAAGAAAAGCAGAAAAAGCCTATAAAAATATAGATTTTATCAATAGCGGTGATGCCAGGGTTATTCGAATCTTAGCAGAATTACTGGAGCCCATGCAACGTTTTCGCAAATATAAAATTAATGATACAATTGTTTTTTTTGGTTCCGCACGAACCAAGCCTCCTATTGTAGCGATAAGGCATCTTAAAGAAATAGGAGAAAAGATTAACGCTATAGGTAGACAAAATAAAAAACATTTATTGGAAAAATTAGAAAATGCCAAAAATCAGGTTTTTATTGCCAGATATTATCAGGATGCTGTAGAATTAGCCAAACGCTTGACTGCCTGGTCTAAATCACTGAATTCAAATTCTCGCTTTGTAGTTTGTTCAGGAGGAGGATTGGGAATGATGGAAGCAGCTAATAAAGGTGCCAAGGAGGCTGGTGGTAAATCAATTGGTCTGAATATCAGTATCCCTATGGAACAAGTCCCAAATCAATATATTACTCCTGAACTTAATTTTGAATTTCATTATTTCTTTATGCGCAAATTCTGGTTTGTTTATTTAGCAAAGGGATTGGTTATTTTCCCAGGTGGTTTTGGTACAATGGATGAATTATTTGAAGTACTGACTCTACTCCAAACTAAAAAATTAGAAAAACAGCTACCTATTGTTATCTATGGCTCAGAATATTGGAAACAAGTCATTAACTTCGATGCTATGATAAAATATGGTACTATCAGCAAATCGGATCTAAAATTATTTCAATTATGTGATACAGTTGATGAGGCTTTTTCCTATTTAACTACCGAACTTACCAGGCTTTACCTTTAA
- a CDS encoding branched-chain amino acid ABC transporter permease: protein MKKQSDKIYTLIALIILFLFVYFAQNKLDAYKIRILNLGAIYVTLGVSLNLIYGFTGQFSLGHAGFMAIGAYVTALLVLPPYYKEIIFILEPLAWPFTVIHAPFIVALFLSGLVAALAAFVIGLPVLRLKGDYLGIATLGFAEIIRIVANNIPHITNGALGIKGIPEYTNLWWTVGVAVVTIYIIKGLINSSFGRALMAIRENEIAAEVIGINLTYHKVMSFTISAFFAGVGGGLFACLLTTIDPKAFMFVMTFNILAVVVLGGLGSITGTVIAAFLFNFFLEYLRPIEAGFNLGPLNFPPIPGLRMVSFSVLLLILILYKQRGLMGGIEFSWRGFFQLINRIFTNKKPTEGSAS, encoded by the coding sequence ATGAAAAAACAAAGTGATAAAATATATACCCTGATAGCTTTAATAATACTTTTTTTATTTGTGTACTTTGCGCAGAATAAATTGGACGCTTATAAGATAAGAATTCTTAATCTCGGTGCGATATATGTTACTCTTGGAGTAAGTTTAAATTTAATATATGGATTTACCGGACAATTCTCTCTGGGTCATGCCGGTTTTATGGCAATTGGTGCCTATGTAACGGCCTTATTAGTTCTCCCTCCTTATTATAAGGAAATAATTTTTATATTGGAACCTTTAGCCTGGCCCTTTACGGTAATCCACGCTCCATTTATAGTAGCCTTATTCTTAAGCGGATTAGTTGCTGCTTTGGCTGCCTTTGTAATCGGTTTACCTGTACTAAGATTGAAAGGGGATTATCTGGGAATTGCTACCCTGGGATTTGCCGAGATAATCAGAATCGTTGCCAATAATATTCCTCACATTACTAATGGTGCTTTGGGCATTAAGGGTATTCCAGAATATACCAATCTCTGGTGGACGGTAGGGGTAGCAGTGGTAACCATTTATATTATTAAAGGATTAATTAATAGTAGTTTTGGAAGAGCGTTAATGGCAATTAGAGAAAATGAGATTGCAGCTGAAGTTATCGGAATAAATCTCACTTATCATAAAGTAATGTCCTTTACTATTAGTGCCTTCTTTGCCGGAGTAGGGGGTGGCTTATTTGCCTGTTTATTGACTACTATAGATCCAAAGGCGTTTATGTTCGTGATGACCTTTAATATTTTGGCTGTAGTAGTGCTCGGTGGATTAGGAAGTATAACCGGAACAGTTATTGCTGCTTTTCTCTTTAATTTCTTTCTAGAATATCTTCGTCCTATTGAAGCTGGCTTTAATTTAGGACCACTTAATTTTCCACCTATACCAGGATTAAGGATGGTTTCTTTCTCAGTCCTGCTTTTAATTCTTATTCTGTATAAACAAAGGGGTTTGATGGGGGGAATTGAATTCTCCTGGAGAGGATTCTTTCAACTGATTAATAGAATATTTACTAATAAAAAACCCACTGAAGGGAGTGCCTCTTAA
- a CDS encoding ABC transporter ATP-binding protein, protein MLKIEDLNVFYGGIHALKGITFEVPQGKITTLIGANGAGKSTTLRAICSLVKTKTGKIIFQDKNINNFSTDHIVKMGVAMVPEGRKIFPNLTVKENLELGAFTRQDNEGIAKDLEWVYELFPRLKERLWQKGGTLSGGEQQMLSVARGLMSRPKLLMLDEPSLGLAPLLVQEIIETIHKISQEGITILLVEQNAFAALKISDYAYVLETGCLVLKGSGEDLLNDEKVKKAYLGE, encoded by the coding sequence ATGCTTAAAATAGAAGATTTGAACGTTTTTTATGGTGGAATACACGCTTTAAAAGGTATCACTTTTGAAGTACCGCAAGGTAAAATTACTACACTTATTGGTGCTAACGGTGCCGGAAAAAGCACTACCTTGAGAGCCATATGTTCATTGGTTAAAACAAAGACTGGGAAAATAATATTTCAAGATAAAAATATTAATAATTTTTCAACTGACCATATTGTCAAGATGGGTGTAGCAATGGTCCCTGAAGGGAGAAAAATATTTCCTAATTTAACAGTAAAGGAAAATTTAGAGTTAGGTGCCTTTACCCGGCAAGATAATGAAGGAATTGCTAAAGATTTAGAGTGGGTTTATGAGCTATTTCCCAGGTTAAAGGAGAGACTCTGGCAAAAAGGGGGCACTTTATCCGGTGGAGAGCAGCAGATGCTATCAGTAGCTAGAGGATTAATGTCTCGTCCCAAACTTTTAATGTTAGACGAGCCTTCTTTGGGTTTGGCACCATTATTGGTACAGGAAATAATAGAGACCATTCATAAAATCAGTCAGGAAGGAATAACGATTCTTTTAGTGGAACAGAACGCCTTTGCTGCTTTAAAAATATCTGATTATGCCTATGTACTGGAAACAGGCTGTCTTGTTTTAAAGGGTAGCGGGGAAGACCTACTGAATGATGAGAAGGTTAAAAAAGCCTATCTGGGAGAGTAG
- a CDS encoding ATP-binding cassette domain-containing protein: MNNYVLLRIENLKKIYDKRLVLNISSFAFEQGKIYAIVGPNGSGKTTLINILSLLDIPDNGKIFFKEKEIKNISKNDLLKIRRQITLVHQKPFLFQTTVYNNIAYGLKIRGISYLEQEKRIKEVLKIVGLSGFERRGSNQLSGGEAQRVVIARALAIEPDILFLDEPTANIDKRYIEAVERIIKKINRELNTTVIFTTHDLSQAYRLADTIISLLEGRIIQHIPENIFRGKIIQENGLQWCKITEEIKFALVSKRRGYVYIYIAPSDIILSYNQFASSAQNSFIGKVIKISEHNHLIRLVIDIGVELVSVITRDSFLKMNINISSNICLTFKASAVKCF; the protein is encoded by the coding sequence ATGAATAACTACGTTTTACTTAGAATTGAAAATCTGAAAAAAATCTATGATAAGCGCCTTGTATTGAATATTTCATCTTTTGCATTTGAACAGGGGAAAATTTATGCCATTGTTGGTCCCAATGGTTCTGGTAAAACTACCCTGATTAATATTTTAAGTTTGCTTGATATCCCGGATAACGGGAAAATATTTTTTAAGGAAAAAGAAATAAAAAATATTTCTAAAAATGACCTATTGAAAATCAGGAGACAGATTACTCTAGTTCATCAAAAGCCATTTTTATTTCAAACCACAGTCTATAATAATATAGCTTATGGCTTAAAGATAAGAGGGATTTCTTATTTAGAACAGGAAAAAAGAATTAAAGAAGTTCTTAAAATTGTAGGACTATCCGGTTTTGAGCGAAGAGGATCGAATCAACTTTCAGGAGGAGAAGCACAGCGGGTGGTTATTGCCCGGGCTTTAGCAATAGAGCCAGATATACTTTTTTTAGATGAGCCAACTGCAAATATAGACAAGAGATATATTGAAGCAGTAGAAAGAATCATAAAAAAAATTAATCGTGAACTGAATACTACTGTTATCTTTACTACTCATGACCTTTCTCAAGCATATCGGTTGGCTGATACAATAATATCATTACTGGAAGGTAGGATTATTCAACATATTCCGGAAAATATCTTTAGAGGCAAAATAATACAGGAAAATGGATTGCAATGGTGTAAAATAACAGAGGAAATAAAATTTGCCCTGGTGAGTAAAAGAAGAGGTTATGTTTATATTTACATTGCTCCCAGTGATATAATTTTATCCTATAATCAATTTGCCTCCAGTGCTCAAAATTCGTTTATAGGAAAAGTAATTAAAATTTCTGAACATAACCATCTTATCAGATTAGTAATAGATATAGGCGTAGAATTAGTTAGCGTTATCACCCGTGATTCATTTCTAAAAATGAACATAAATATAAGCAGCAATATTTGCCTCACCTTTAAAGCCTCTGCTGTAAAATGTTTTTGA
- a CDS encoding substrate-binding domain-containing protein — translation MKRYFSIMVSIIMVIMITLTFVVSATPINIKLATTTSTENSGLLGVLLPPFEEKYNIKVEVIAVGTGAAIKLGENGDVDVVLVHARAAEDKMVEDGYGVNRRDVMHNDFIIVGPEDDPVGIKDEKDAALALTRIANSEKETFFVSRGDNSGTHIKELELWQSAGMEPKGEWYLEIGQGMEAALLVANERQGYVLSDRGTYLATRDKIKLVILSEGDPRLFNPYGIIAVNPAVHPHVKYMEAMQLIAWMTSIEGQKIVGEFKKHGEVLFFPDAIK, via the coding sequence ATGAAGAGATATTTTTCTATAATGGTAAGTATAATTATGGTAATTATGATAACTTTAACTTTTGTAGTTTCTGCTACACCGATAAACATAAAATTAGCGACAACAACCAGTACGGAAAATTCAGGATTACTTGGAGTTTTACTACCTCCTTTTGAAGAGAAATACAATATAAAAGTAGAAGTAATTGCAGTTGGAACTGGTGCTGCAATTAAGTTGGGAGAAAATGGAGATGTGGATGTTGTCCTGGTACATGCCAGAGCGGCGGAAGATAAGATGGTGGAAGATGGTTATGGAGTAAATCGCAGGGATGTTATGCATAATGACTTTATTATTGTAGGACCGGAAGATGATCCTGTAGGTATAAAAGATGAAAAAGACGCAGCTTTAGCTCTTACCAGAATTGCTAATTCAGAAAAAGAAACATTTTTTGTTTCCCGTGGTGACAATTCCGGAACTCATATAAAAGAATTAGAGTTATGGCAAAGTGCAGGTATGGAACCAAAGGGTGAGTGGTATCTGGAAATTGGACAGGGTATGGAAGCTGCCTTATTAGTAGCAAATGAAAGACAAGGATATGTACTTTCTGACCGGGGGACTTATTTAGCAACTAGAGACAAGATAAAGCTGGTTATTCTTTCAGAAGGCGATCCCCGCCTCTTTAATCCCTATGGAATTATCGCTGTTAATCCAGCAGTACATCCCCATGTTAAATATATGGAAGCCATGCAGCTTATTGCTTGGATGACCTCTATTGAAGGACAAAAAATAGTCGGGGAATTCAAAAAACACGGTGAGGTGTTATTTTTCCCGGATGCTATCAAATAA
- a CDS encoding DUF1343 domain-containing protein has protein sequence MSKTTKNKYIDLLSYQQKQKIIYIVFTLSIILTFLTTLFLVSAYADVPLVKLGNEVLLEDYFYLIEGKKVGLITNQTGVDSRGVSFIDNLLATHRVKLIALFAPEHGLDGKTKAGAQINSYIHPLYDIPVYSLYGNTRMPTEEMLFSLEVLIFDIQDIGARTYTYMSTLQYCIIAAEKYNKPIIVLDRPNPLGGIIVEGPVLEDNFKSFVGVDNLPMSHGMTVGELAQFYNRNIGADLVVIPMERYHRAMTFSETGLPFVQTSPNVPDLQSVYGYMATGLGEGTGVFQRDQFRWIGGKGLDSYQYAEVLNKAGLPGVWYIPEDRDTAGGVRLDIYDPSVFNPAKSGIYALAYAFIQGDFQVPKSVPGNLVMFDKIMGTDKIGLLLEDKIPPQLIVAYYTPELEKFKEEREQYLISFYKQPDS, from the coding sequence ATGTCTAAAACAACAAAAAATAAATATATTGATTTATTGAGCTATCAGCAAAAACAAAAAATCATTTATATTGTCTTTACTTTATCAATTATATTAACTTTTTTAACTACCTTATTTTTAGTTTCTGCCTATGCTGATGTGCCGTTAGTAAAACTTGGAAATGAAGTTCTGTTGGAAGATTATTTTTATCTTATTGAAGGTAAAAAGGTAGGATTAATAACCAATCAAACCGGCGTAGATAGTAGAGGAGTAAGCTTCATTGATAATCTCCTTGCTACACACAGAGTAAAGCTGATAGCTCTTTTTGCTCCCGAACATGGATTGGATGGCAAAACCAAAGCCGGTGCCCAGATAAATTCTTATATTCACCCACTTTATGATATACCTGTTTACAGTCTCTATGGTAACACCAGAATGCCTACTGAGGAAATGTTATTTTCGCTGGAAGTCCTTATTTTTGATATTCAGGATATTGGAGCTCGTACTTACACTTATATGTCTACACTTCAATACTGTATAATAGCAGCGGAAAAATACAATAAACCAATTATTGTTTTGGATAGACCCAATCCGTTGGGTGGAATAATTGTGGAAGGTCCAGTTTTAGAGGATAATTTTAAATCCTTTGTGGGGGTAGATAATCTGCCTATGTCCCATGGTATGACTGTAGGAGAATTGGCTCAATTCTATAATCGTAATATTGGTGCTGACTTAGTTGTAATCCCTATGGAGAGATATCATCGAGCCATGACCTTCTCTGAAACAGGGCTTCCTTTTGTCCAGACTTCACCAAATGTTCCGGATCTTCAATCTGTATATGGCTATATGGCTACTGGATTAGGAGAGGGAACTGGCGTTTTTCAAAGAGACCAATTCCGATGGATAGGTGGTAAAGGACTTGATTCATATCAGTATGCTGAAGTTCTCAATAAGGCAGGACTCCCTGGAGTATGGTATATTCCTGAAGATCGGGACACAGCAGGTGGAGTACGTCTGGATATCTATGATCCTTCTGTTTTCAACCCTGCAAAAAGCGGTATTTATGCTCTGGCTTATGCCTTTATACAGGGAGATTTCCAGGTCCCAAAGAGTGTACCGGGTAATCTTGTTATGTTCGATAAAATCATGGGTACCGATAAAATTGGTCTTTTACTGGAAGACAAGATACCTCCTCAGTTGATAGTAGCCTATTATACTCCAGAGCTGGAAAAGTTCAAAGAAGAACGGGAGCAATACCTTATTTCTTTCTATAAGCAACCAGATTCTTAA
- a CDS encoding ABC transporter permease translates to MSFIFEGLQKAFQLIFSLNKEVFIIVLFSLKVSGIAILLASLTGVPLGFLIGVKKFRWKKFTVILLNNALAIPTVVVGLIIYSFISRVGPLGYFGLLYTPTAVIIGQFFLATPIIIALTHSAIQGIDTKVRNTALTLGSTEIQAAWAVVKEGRYTIMSAIITGFGRIIAEVGAAMMLGGNIKGSTRTMTTAISLETSKGEFGFGIALGIILLLISLSINVFLSYIQSKKL, encoded by the coding sequence TTGAGCTTTATTTTTGAGGGATTACAGAAAGCTTTTCAATTAATTTTCTCTTTGAATAAGGAAGTTTTCATCATTGTATTATTTTCTTTAAAAGTATCAGGTATTGCTATTCTCTTAGCTTCTTTAACCGGTGTACCACTTGGTTTTTTAATTGGAGTAAAAAAATTTCGCTGGAAGAAATTTACAGTTATACTGCTGAATAATGCCCTGGCAATACCTACGGTGGTAGTTGGCTTAATTATATATTCCTTTATTTCTCGGGTAGGTCCGTTAGGTTATTTTGGGCTGTTGTATACCCCGACTGCCGTAATTATCGGACAATTTTTTTTAGCAACGCCAATTATTATTGCTTTAACCCATTCTGCTATACAGGGAATTGACACTAAAGTAAGAAATACTGCTTTAACTCTGGGTTCAACTGAAATACAAGCAGCCTGGGCAGTGGTAAAAGAAGGTCGTTATACCATTATGTCAGCAATTATTACTGGGTTTGGCAGAATTATAGCTGAAGTAGGAGCAGCTATGATGTTAGGAGGCAACATTAAAGGATCTACTAGAACCATGACTACAGCCATTTCCCTGGAAACTTCTAAAGGTGAGTTTGGTTTTGGTATAGCTCTAGGAATCATATTGTTATTAATTTCTTTGAGTATAAATGTATTTCTTAGTTATATACAAAGTAAAAAGTTATAA